One segment of Deltaproteobacteria bacterium HGW-Deltaproteobacteria-4 DNA contains the following:
- a CDS encoding MucR family transcriptional regulator: MATLLEMAKDIVIAHATTTPMSKDDLLKEIQDVYAVLLALEKGVDVVVEAEVVAEEVKPAISAKKSIGKNAITCIICGESMKTLSRHLMAKHNMKAKDYRKEFGIPRTQALAAKSYSETRKKMAIDSGLGEKLAAARIANAEKKNAAVKEKKVPAGTKAKKLTSAKMKSKV; this comes from the coding sequence ATGGCGACTTTATTGGAGATGGCAAAAGATATCGTTATTGCGCACGCAACCACGACACCGATGTCGAAGGACGATTTGCTCAAAGAGATTCAGGACGTTTATGCTGTACTGTTGGCCCTGGAAAAGGGTGTTGATGTTGTAGTCGAAGCGGAGGTTGTTGCTGAAGAGGTCAAACCGGCGATTTCTGCTAAGAAATCGATTGGCAAGAATGCAATTACTTGTATCATCTGTGGCGAGAGCATGAAGACGTTGTCACGCCACCTTATGGCCAAGCACAATATGAAGGCCAAAGATTATCGTAAAGAATTCGGCATTCCCCGGACCCAGGCTCTTGCGGCCAAGTCCTATTCCGAAACGCGGAAGAAGATGGCTATAGATAGCGGTCTCGGTGAAAAGTTGGCCGCCGCACGGATAGCCAATGCCGAGAAAAAAAATGCCGCGGTTAAAGAGAAGAAAGTTCCGGCCGGAACCAAAGCGAAGAAACTAACGTCAGCCAAGATGAAAAGTAAGGTTTAA
- the mtnA gene encoding S-methyl-5-thioribose-1-phosphate isomerase, translated as MAIKPIRFENDTLLLIDQRLLPNQEVWLSYKDAEGVAEAIRSMVVRGAPAIGVTAAYGAAFGADAIYAVDFIEFFEEFNDVCDLLAATRPTAVNLCWALERMKTCARAHADLPGSELKAALFAEAHAIAAEDEILNRAMGAHGQELIPDGSRILTHCNAGALATGGFGTALGVIRAAVEAGKSVSVIADETRPWLQGARLTAWELMQDGIPVTLICDNMAGYLMSKGEIDCVIVGADRIAANGDTANKIGTYSVAILAKEHDIPFYVAAPLSTIDRSLSDGSLIPIEERSPDEVTHCGGHPIAPAGVTVCNPAFDITPARYISAIITERGVATADFQIALAGLFTR; from the coding sequence ATGGCGATCAAGCCGATCCGTTTTGAAAATGATACTCTCCTCCTTATCGATCAACGCCTCCTCCCCAACCAGGAGGTCTGGCTCAGTTATAAAGATGCCGAAGGTGTCGCCGAAGCGATTCGCAGCATGGTGGTGCGCGGTGCCCCGGCGATCGGGGTAACAGCGGCTTACGGCGCCGCCTTTGGTGCCGATGCCATCTACGCCGTTGACTTCATCGAGTTCTTCGAAGAGTTTAACGATGTCTGCGATCTCCTCGCCGCGACCCGGCCGACGGCAGTCAACCTTTGCTGGGCGCTGGAGCGGATGAAGACCTGCGCCCGTGCTCATGCGGATCTGCCGGGGAGCGAGCTTAAGGCCGCGCTCTTTGCCGAAGCGCATGCGATAGCCGCCGAGGATGAAATTCTCAATCGGGCGATGGGGGCGCACGGCCAGGAGTTGATCCCGGACGGGTCGCGTATCCTCACCCACTGCAATGCCGGCGCGCTGGCGACCGGCGGCTTCGGTACCGCCCTCGGCGTCATCCGGGCGGCGGTGGAGGCGGGGAAATCGGTCAGCGTTATCGCTGATGAAACCCGCCCCTGGCTGCAAGGGGCGCGTTTGACGGCGTGGGAGTTGATGCAGGATGGCATCCCGGTGACGCTGATCTGCGACAACATGGCCGGCTACCTGATGAGCAAAGGGGAGATCGACTGCGTCATCGTCGGCGCTGACCGCATTGCCGCCAATGGCGATACCGCCAACAAGATCGGTACCTACAGTGTCGCCATCCTCGCCAAAGAACACGATATCCCCTTTTATGTTGCCGCTCCCCTCTCGACCATTGATCGCAGTCTGAGTGACGGCAGCCTCATCCCCATCGAGGAGCGCAGCCCTGACGAGGTCACCCACTGCGGCGGCCACCCCATTGCGCCGGCCGGAGTGACGGTATGCAATCCCGCTTTCGACATCACCCCCGCCCGATACATTAGTGCGATTATCACCGAACGCGGCGTGGCGACGGCTGACTTTCAAATCGCGTTGGCGGGGCTCTTTACGCGATGA